Genomic window (Bacteroidales bacterium):
TTCGGTATTGTACATCCTTTTCATGTTTTACGTTGTCAAACCATTGATGTACCGAATCGGAAATGTTTACGGCAGTCGCGAAGCCATGGTGAAACCGATTGTAGCCCTTGTTTTCCTGCTTATATTACTCTCCTCTCTTGTAACCGAAGCTATTGGAATTCATGCCTTATTCGGCGCCTTCATGGCCGGAGTTGTTATGCCTGAAAATATCAACTTCAAACGGGTATTTACTGAAAAAATAGAGGACATCTCTCTTGTTATCCTGCTGCCGTTGTTTTTTGTTTCCACCGGATTACGTACACAGATAGGGCTGATCAATAACAGTACCATGTGGATGATTTGCGGTTTCATAACTCTCATCGCAATTTTAGGTAAATTTGGCGGCACATTGCTTGGTGCCAGGTATGTAAAGCTCAGCTGGCGCGATTCAATATCCCTGAGCGTGCTGATGAACACGAAAGGCCTGATGGAGCTTATTGTGCTGAATATCGGGTATGACCTGGGTATTCTCGGCCCTGATATCTTCACCATGCTCATCATCATGGCACTTATCACAACGGTACTCACCGGTCCGGGTTTGAATCTGGTTGAGCTTTTCCACCCGAAAAAGGAAAAACTCGTTTCAACTGGTCACATTTACCGCATCATGCTTTCGTTTGCCAATCCCAAAATGGGAAGTACCCTGCTGAACCTGGCATACCTTTTTGCCGGAAAAGTGGCAAAAGACACTGTTTTCACAGCCCTGCACATATCTCCAAGGAGCGATATTTCTCCTGATGAGGCAAGAATTTTTGAAAGGGAAAGTTTTATCCCGGTGAGGCAGGTATCTGAAAAATATGATCTCACACTGAATACGATCTACTTAAATTCAAGCGAAATCCATGGCGAAATTCTGAGGACCTGCCGCTATGAGAAGCCTGATTTTCTGATTATGGGAAGTGCCCGGTCGGTATTCAGCACTGACATCCTCGGCGGTATTCTGAAAAGAATTATTCATGATGCGCCATGTGATGTACTGATTTTCAATGAGCGCAATTTCACTGAAATCAAGTCGGTTCTTATCGTGTATTTCGGTAACGGCGATGAATTCATTTTTAAGTATGCCGCTTTGCTGAATCATAACAGTGACCGGAAGTTTTACGCCTATCACCGCGGACTTGAAAACAAGGATTCAGCCAATGGTTTTAATGATTCAGGGATACCCATGGTTCCTGTAACAGGCAGTTTACTGCAGCCGGCTTTTCTGAGATCGGTTGATCTTGTAATTGTTTCGGAACATAACTGGAAATCACTTGAGGATAAGCACAATTTACCCCTGAATCAGTTTCCTTCGTTACTTATCATTCATAAATCAGAGCAGGAAAACCGGATATTATAAATTTACGAGTTACGATTTACGATTTCAAATCTCAAGCCCAATCGTACATCGTAAATCTAAATTCGTCAATTCAATTAATCCTAAATCGTAAATCCCAAATCATAAATTTCCTAATCCACTTCTTTAAAAGTATCTCCCTTACTGATATCGCCGGTTTTAAAGCCTCTCATGAACCAGTATTTTCGCTGTTCAGAAGTGCCGTGTGTGAACGCATCGGGAACCACATAACCCTGCGATTGCATTTGGATGCGGTCGTCGCCCACAGCAGCAGCCGCGTTTATGGCTTCATCAATATCCCCTTCTTCAAGAATGTTTTTCGTGCGCTGGGCATGATAAGCCCAGACACCAGCCAGAAAATCAGCCTGAAGTTCAAGTTTCACTGAGTATTTATTATATTCCGATTCACTAACCTGGCCGCGCATTTCATTCATTTTATCTGTAATTCCAAGGAGTTTCTGAACATGATGTCCTACTTCATGGGCAATAATATAGGCCATGGCAAAATCTCCCTTTGCCGATAGTTTGTCCTGCAACTCCTGCAGAAAGGAAAGATCGATATACAGTTTTTCATCGCCGGGACAATAGAACGGGCCTGTTGCCGCTGAAGAAAAGCCGCAGCCCGATTGAGTAGAACCGCTGAAAAGAACAAGAGTCGGTTCGCGGTAAGATTGACCGTTTTTTGCAAACAGTTCATGCCATACATCTTCGGTATCCTTTAGCACTACCGAAGAAAAATCGGCAAGTTCCTGTTCAGCCTGAATAACTGTGGAATCGGCTGTTCCCTGTTCGGTGCCGGATTGAAGATTATTCAGTAACTGGGAAGGATTTCCTCCAAGAAGCCAAACGATAACAACAATTACAAGGGTACCGACGGTACCGCCGGCAGCAATTCTGCCACCGCTCATTCCGCGGCGGTCCTCGATATTGCCACTGCCTTCACGTCCTTTCCAGCGCATAGTTTGGATTTTTACAGATTAAGGTAAACTTCGAAATTCATAAATCAGTGTTCCTTGTTCGATATTATGAATGTGCAGTGATATGAAAGTGGGATCTGCCAGGATCGAACTGGCGACCTCATGCCTGTCAAGCATGCGCTCTGAACCAACTGAGCTAAGACCCCGGTGCTCTAAACCCTGCCTGCCGGCAGGCAGGCAACTGAGCTAAATGCCCCTTCCACAAAAATAACACATTATTTTCAAAATCAAATTAACATACTCAAGTGAATACTTTAAGTGCAAATCACGTATACAGAAATAAAGCCAACGAAAATGAAAAAAGTTACGATTATACTTATTTCCGTTTTTGCCTTTATCCTTTTCTCAGGCTCAGCATGGGTTAAGCTAACCCTTGTAAGGCCTTCAGACCTTGTATTGCCCGAAAACCTGAAATCAATTGCCCTTATCGACCGGACTTTACAGGATGAAACCAACCAGAATAAGATTGAACAGGTTATAACCGGTGAAGCCTTTCATCAGGATGACCAGGCGGTTGCCCGCATTGCAGAAGGTTTTATAGAAGCCTGTTCTGGAACAAAAAGATTTGAAACCGTGAGAACTTCAGAAAGATATAAATCGAACGGTACAAAAAATACGTTTCCTGCCCCGCTTGACTGGGAAACTGTTACGGAAATCTGTAACCGCCACAAAACCGATATCCTGCTTTCAATAGAAATTTTCGATACTGATTTTTTGCTTACGAACAATCCTGTAAAGCTGGATACGAAGACCGAGAACGGCCAGGTTTCAACAAGGGTTGAATTCAGGGCCAACGGCATAGCCGTTATAAATCTTGGAATCCGGCTATATGATGCGGTGAACCATGTAATCATCGATGAATTCCAGACGACGCACCGACTGAACTTTGATGCACAGGCACCAACTTTGCAGGGCGCACTTAATTCACTGCTCGACAAAACCGAAGCTATAAACCGGGCCAGCTATGATGCCGGGTTTATTTACGGCCAACGCATCACTCCAACCTATTACCAGGTAACCCGGTATTTCTTTGATAAGCCTAAAAAGGAGCTGGGAACGGGTGTAAGGTACTCCGAAGTCGCACAATGGGATAAAGCCATTGATTCATGGATGAAGACTGTAAATAACGGCGACAGGAAAGACGCCGGCAGGGCCGCTTTCAATATTGCTGTTGCCTATGAAGTCCTGGGTGATCTTGAAAAGGCAAAGGAATGGGCATCACGTTCCTATACAGAATTTGAGGAAAAAGACGCGAACAATTACTATAATGCGCTTACAGACAGGATAAGGGATGAGGCGAGGGTAAGTAATCAGTAATTGGTGATTCGTCATTGCGAGGAGCTTGATCAATCATTGATTGTAGTTAATATTTATAGCGACGAAGCAATCTGCCAGCACATGCACACCTTCTAAAAGCATCTATCTGTTGTTTGTCTTTGCATCGTTCTGCCTGTTCATGCAGATTGCTTCGTCGACTTACAATCAGACTATAATCACTAATTATTCAAGCTCCTCGCAATGACGCGCTTCTGCCCAGCATCCAGCCTCAAATCTCCCTCTCTCCTCTCTCTACCTTCAGAAATATCTGAGAAAGCAGGGCCATTAGTTTGGAAAAGGTTGACATAGCGATTTCGGTTTCGCGGCTTACCTGTTGTTTTTTTAGGCGCAGAAGTAGCAGGCCGTAAAGCGCATTCAGGCAGGTTTCAATATCACCGGCATTCGGATCGGCACTTTTTTTCCTGAATTCATCAAGATACACCTGAGCATTCCGGTATAATTGCTGGTAATCATCCTGCCCTTCGAGATTAATGAGCCTGATATGCAGGTCGGTAATTTCGTCCATCAGTGTTTTCAGGAAACTCAGATGACCTCTTTCACGGATCCCTTCCTGGTACATCATCAGGATAAGGTTTGCATACCAGTCGCGTACATCATCCCGGATTTTTTCCGAGTTAGGGTACTGTGAAATCAAATTTTCTTCAATATCGTCAATATTAAACCGGTATGCACGGATCAGGTCTTCCACCTGCCACATATACAGTATATATTCTGCAATATTGGTTTTTCTCTTTTCCTGGGCTATCAGCATAATCTTAGGTTAGGACATTGGCAACACGGTTGCTATTGATCAAAAATATTATCAAGTAATCGGCGATCCTTTTTGGTTGGTCTGCCACTGCCTTTATCCCGCCTGAAAAAGCTGCTTTCACTGATTTTAAGCTTTTCAAGTTCTTCAGGTGATGTAAGGTCTTCCAAAAACTCCCTTACCCGCTGGGCAGGAAGCCTGTTATTGCTCACCGCTATAACACGGACAGTATAAACCACAGGAAGCTTCCGGATAAATATCGTTTCACCCGGTTTCACATCATGCGATGGTTTTACCTCATTGCCGTTAATTATGATCCTTCCTTTTCTGCAGGCATCCGTGGCAAGGGTACGCGTTTTAAAAATGCGCATGGCCCATAGCCATTTATCAATCCTGATTTTATCTTCCGATGACATTGTGAATTTCTGGTATAAGCAAAGATAGATAATTGGTAAAAAAAAAGACCGTCAAACGACGGTCTTTTCACATTAAACAAAACTACTAACTAAACCAACTTGGGCAAAATCATCTATTTTTTCTTTCTGTCATCTATTGTTTTTTGTTTTCTGATTTCTGTATGATGATACGCACCCCTTACAGAGAAGTTGGCGGATTTCTGTGAACCGGGAAGATGTGTTGATGAATGATTTCAATTTTTCCATTAACGAAAAAAACAAGGACTTGCCTTGTTTCTTACCATGTAAATTCTTTGCGGACTTCCGCAAGCCGGATGAGGTTTTCATAATCCTCCTCCACCGCCGTTCCGACAACCACTCCATCGGCGCCCGCAGCGTAAAGCTTTTGCACATCATGCCTGCTTCGGATTCCGCCACCTACCCATAACGGTATGCTAATATTCCTTTTAACTTCTGTTATCACTTCCGGCGACACCATTTCTTTTGCACCACTTCCGGCTTCAAGATAAATGAGTTTCATTCCAAGCTGCTCACCGGCGATTGCCGTGGCCGTGATAATGTCGGATTTTTGAGCCGGAATGGGAATTGTATTGCTCATATAAGCCACAGACGTTCGGATATCCGCGCCAATAAGGATATATCCTGTTGGAATGATTTCCATGCCCGACTTTTTCAGGAACCGGGAAGCCATGACATGATTTCCGATCAGCAATTCAGGATTTCTGCCTGAAATCAAAGACAATAGTAATATACCGTCAGCTTTATCGCTTAGCTGCATTAGGTTTCCGGGGAAAAGCAATACCGGAATATTGCTATGGGCTTTAAGTTCGGTGATAAAATCAGTTACAGGGAGTGAAGTAAGACTTCCTCCTACAAGAATGAGATCAACCATTGATTTTTCTGCAACTGCCAGTGTTTTATCCAGGGAGGCAACCGGTTGTTTTTCGGGATCGATCAAAAGGGAAATTGTTTTCCGGCCGGGTGTTGAAACGGTATTGTAGATCACGGATTTAATTGTATTGATATGCTATTTACACGTCCAGACAACAACATAATTACCCAGTGAAAAATAATTCATTTTAAAAAGTTCATTCCTTGAACGGTTTCTGACCCACCCGTTCAGTTCACCTTTTTCAGCAGGGATAAAAGGTTCAATTGTCAGCGTTTCCTTGAAATTAATATCCTGCTTGTCACAGATCTTATAAAGGGCTTCCTTCGCACACCAGTGAATGTATAAATGGTATTTGCGCTGTTCCTCATCCGTAGTAATCTGTTCCTGGCTGTTGATGAACCGGTCGGATATATTGCCAATCCGGTGCGACATATACTCAAGGTCTATTCCCACTCTTTTCTGCCTGCTTAGCATGATTGAAGTAAGGTCCCGCGAATGGGATATGCTGATCAGGTAGTTTTCTTCTTTTATAAACGGCTTTCTGTTGCGATTATAAAATATGGACAGTTCACGCTGAGTCATTGCATTTAAAAGTACCCTGACGCTCAACCACTCGATTTTACGTGGAAGATGGGTGAATTTTTCAAGGGTTTCAAGCTCTTCGCGGTTAAGTTTAACACTTGAACGCAGCGCATTATAATCTTCGGTAATTTTCCAGATGCCCAACTGGCAGCCGCATTCAAATTGCTCATTCAGTATAATTGCCATGGACCAATGAATAAATTCGGTTAATTCCAGGTTATTGTCTCAATGAGATGCTGCACATCTGCCGAAAAAAATTGAATAACCGGCGCAAGTGAATCTTTATTGGGTATCACATTAAAATACAATGCACCACTTAAAAAGTTGCGTGTGCTGTCGGTAACAAAAAAGCTGAGTGACGAGGCCGTGTTACCTCTGATATCATAAAGAATGCCGTTTACCTTACGATCGGGGTAATAAAAAGGCTTTTCAATAATATCATCCGCCTTGATACTATGTTTATAAGCCAGCGTATGAATGTCTTCAACGAAACTGCCCAGGTTGTTGCTTAAGGTTTTATAGGTAATATGCAGAACACCTTTATATCCGGGGAACTCTATATTGATCCAGCATGGTTCGGCCATCCTGCCTTCAAAAGGGACCACTTTTGAATACACCGGAACTTCAAAGCTGTAAGGGCAACCTTCGGAATGGTACTGCACATATTTTTTTTCGGGAAAGTCGATCCTGAAATAACTCCGTGGTTTTGGCGTATAATTTTTGTGGCAACTGGTTAAACACACTGAAAAAAAGGCAAGGGTGCATGCAAGACAAACCCTGAAAAAGAATGATTGAAATTTATTCATAGTGCCTCTCGTGTTATTCCAGGGTGACCTGAATTTGTTTAATTCTCCGCTGATCGACCGATTTCACGGTGAAAGTAAATCCTTTTATTTTAAAAGCCTCGTTTTTCCTTGGAAGTTCTCCTTTTAATTCAAGGATCATCCCGGCCAGGGTATCAGCTTCTCCTTTAATTGACTCAAAATCTTCCTCATAAAGGTTAAAAATTTTAAAAAAATCGTTTAACAGGGCTTTCCCTTCAAAAAGGTAATTTTTATCGTCAAGTTTTACGTAAGGTGGAGGTTCTTCAAGATCAGATTCATCGCTGATCTCGCCCACAATTTCTTCAAGTATGTCCTCAAGTGTAATAATTCCAAGTGTTCCGCCGTATTCATCAATCACAACGGCCATATGAATTTTGGAAGTCTGGAATTCCTTAAGCAGGTCATTGATCCTCTTGGCTTCAGGAATATAATAAGCCGGCCGGAGGAGCGATTGCCAGTTGAATGAATCCGGTTTATCAAGATATGGCAGCAGGTCTTTTATGTAAAGAATACCCCTGATGTTGTCAAAGTCGTCGCTGTAGACAGGTATTCTTGAATAGCCCGAATCCACAATCACACCAATAAGCTTTTTGAATCGTGTGCGTATTGAAACCCCAACAATATCAATTCGCGGCGTCATAATGGCGCTTGCATTGAGGTTGCCGAATTTTACGATGCCTTCCAGAATCTTTTTATCATCACTCAGGCTATGCTGAGTGAGATCAAGTGCTTCGGAAAGGTCATCCATTGAAATATTCTTTTTATGCTGGCCTGAAATTTTCTGGAGCCAACCCGTTGAATTGACAAGCAGGTAATTCAGCGGCCTCAGTAATTTCTCGGTTGTCTCAAGCGGCTTTGCCATAAAGGCTGCTACCTTTCCTGAATAACGAATTGCATATATCTTGGGCAAAATATCGCCGAAAAACACGATCAGCAAGGTAATTACTATGACTTCAACAATAAACCCGAGAACTTCGGAATGTGAAAAATCAAAGAGTGAACTGCTTACATATGCTGAAATGATAATAATTCCAATATTCAGAAGATTATTCGATACAAGAACGGTCGCCAGCAATTTGTCGGGAATGCCCAAAAGGCGGTTAATTGATTGGTCATTTGATGATTTGGAATTACGGAATTTTTCAATTTCTGAAGGGGAAAGCGAAAAGAAAGCCGCCTCGGCTCCGGAAACAAGAGCCGAAAGGATGAGCAATACCAGGATGGCAAAAATAGCAAACAGCAAATTGAGAGTAAACGGGTGTACCGTAACTTGAAATACCATGCCGGCAGCCTGGTAATAGGGTTCTTCGTCCAATTCAGTAAAAATAAGATTAAACACAGGAAATGCTAAAAAGGCAAATCATTGTTTATATCAGGTTCGTCAACCTGCATTTTATCGGGTGCAGGCTGGTCACCATGTGAAAGAGCCTGGGGCGACTGGCCCTGTTCGTCACTTCTTTTACCCAGAAGTTGCATGACATCCGCAACTATTTCGGTAGTATAGCGTTTGTTTTTATCTTTATCATCCCAGGAGCGGGTTCTCAGTTTCCCTTCAATATAAATCTGGCTACCCTTTTTTACATATTTCTCAGCCACTTCAGCCAGTCCTCTCCATAGCACTACATTATGCCATTCGGTCGTTGTAACCCGTTCGCCGCTTTTGTTCTTGTAAACATCACTTGTCGCCATTCTGATGGTGCAGACAGGTGTATTATTATCAAGGTAACGAACCTCAGGGTCCTGTCCGACGTGACCCACAAGAATTACTTTATTGACTGACATAGGTTGATAGTTTAAAATAGAAGGTAAAATTATAAAAAAAAACGGATACTGGATGCCCTGATCATCCTGACAGCGTCGAAGACCTGTCAGCGTTGATCAGGGCTTTCCAATGAATATTACCCATCAAAAAACGCTGACAGGTCCTCCGGACGCTATCAGGTTTTTTCCATCTCCTCCAAAAACCTCTCAATCACCTTGGGCACGGCGTATTCCTTAATATCATTAAGATTTACCCGTATGTATTCTCCACCATCAGGCTCCGGGAGTTTTCCGGAATCCGCTTTAAAGAAACTGCAAATCAGCGTCTGGTGGCTGAGTTTGTGATTGTATGTGACTACAGGCTCTTCAACCTGGCCTGCATGCCAGGTTAGTTTATCCCACGGTGATTTTTGGCGAAGTTCATCAAATGATACAGGTTCAGGTGTTTCAATCATGGGAAATTCATAAAGCGAATTCCAGATATCTTTTTCGTTTCGTTTTCTGATAAGGATATGGTCTTTATTTTTGATAACCAAATAATTAAAATATCTCATCCGGGTTGCCTGCCGGACTTTCTTCACAGGCAGTTCATGAACAAGATTCATTTCCCTTGCCATACAACCTTCCGCAAGCACGCAAGACAGGCAGTCGGGATTACGGGGCACGCAGACAAGCGCCCCGAATTCCATCATAGCCTGGTTATGGGTTGCCGGGTCCAGGGTGTTTAACAGTTCACCTGCCAGACTTTCAAAAAGTTTTTTTCCTGCCGTAGATGTTATGGGCTCTGATACGGCATATATACGGCTGATTACGCGGTATACATTTCCGTCGACAACGGCAACCGGTTCATTGAAAGCCATTGAGGCAATGGCTGCAGCAGTGTATTTGCCGATTCCTTTTAATTTAATAAGCGAATCATAGGTTGAGGGAAACCGACCATCAAACTCCTTAACAATCTGTTTTGCAGTTAAGTGCATGTTACGAGCCCTGGAATAATAGCCTAGACCCTGCCAAAGCTTCAATATCTCATCAAGAGGTGCATCAGCCATATCCTGTATATCAGGATATTTTCGGATAAAACGGCAATAGTATTGCAGGCCTTGATTGACCCGTGTTTGCTGCAAAATAATCTCTGATATCCAGATATGATAAGGGTTTTGCGATAAACGCCATGGAAGGTCCCTTTTATTATTATGGTACCATTTAATTAATAATGAGGACACATTCATGTTTTTTTTTCCTGAAATCGATATAAAGAATGTCAAAATTAATGGTTTAGTGTTTTATTTATCGAAGGAAATGCTTTATATTTGCATCTCGAAAAAATGTAAACTTCTAATTAATTGATAATTAAAGTATTTTAACAATGACGAAAGCGGATATTGTAAACGAAATCTCTAAAAACACCGGGATTGAGAAAATAACTGTTCAGAAGACAGTTGAAGCTTTTATGGAAGCTGTAAAGGACTCGCTGGTTGTGAGTAAGAATGTCTACCTCAGGGGATTTGGTAGCTTTATAATTAAGAAAAGGGCTAAGAAAACAGCTAGGAATATATCAAAAAATACAACTCTGATCATTCCTGCTCATAATATCCCTTCGTTCAAGCCTGCAAAAACCTTTGTAAATAAGGTAAAAGCTAACGTAAAGTAATTTTCTCTAAATAATAACAACATGCCAAGCGGAAAAAAGCGTAAGAGACATAAAATGGCTACACACAAACGTAAAAAACGTTTGCGTAAGAACAGACATAAGAAGAAAAACAGGTAGTTCTGTAACTTATTCATAATGACCTGAAATAAACCTAAAGTTGACGTAGTTCACTTTAGGTTTATTATGTTTATTTATCTGCGTTCTTCAGGCTCTATAGTATCGGTAGACTTCATAATTTTGGAAATGTGAGCAAAGAATTGATTATTGATACATCTTCCAGCGATGTTAACATTGCTCTACTAGAGGATAAAAAATTAGTCGAATTAAATAAGGAAAAAAGCAATCCCAAGTTTGCCGTTGGTGATATCTATATTGGCAAAGTAAAGAAGTTGATGCCCGGTTTAAATGCGGCTTTTGTTGATGTTGGTTTTGAAAAGGATGCTTTTTTGCACTATCTTGATCTTGGTCCCCAGGTAAGAACACTGCACAAATTTCTTGAATCATCGCTCAACCGCCGCGGGAAAGCATTTTCATTTCAGAAATTTAAAAGGGAAAAGGATATTGATAAAGAAGGAACTATTACGGATGTCCTCACGCAGGGACAACTTGTAATGGTGCAGATAGCTAAGGAACCCATCTCCACAAAAGGCCCGCGCCTTACATCCGAAATCTCAATTGCAGGCCGTAACCTGGTGTTAATGCCTTTCCATGATAAGGTTTCCGTATCGCAAAAGATCCAGTCGGCTGAAGAAAGAAACCGCCTTAAAACGCTTATTCAAAGCATCAGACCTCAGAATTACGGCATCATTGTACGTACAGTGGCTGAAGGCAAAAAGGTAAAGGATCTTGATACGGAGTTGAAGGGTCTTGTCCGTAAATGGGAAAATGCCTTTGATAATTTAAAAAACATAAAGCCGCCGTATCTTTTTATCGGCGAGATCAACCGCACAACTGCCATACTCCGTGATATCCTGAATGTATCATTCAACAGCATCACTGTGGATGATGAAATCATCTTCAGGGAAATAAAAGATTACATCAATACGATTGCCCCTGAAAAGGAGAAAATTGTAAAGCTCCACAAGGGCACTGTTCCCATTTTTGAGCATTTCGGTGTTGAAAAGCAGATCAAATCTGCATTCGGAAAAACGGTATCCTTCAAGAACGGTGCATACTTAATTATCGAGCATACCGAGGCACTCCATGTAATTGACGTCAACAGCGGCAACCGGTCGAAATCGGTGAACAACCAGGAAAGCAATGCCTTTGAAACTAACCTGGCTGCAGCTGAAGAAATTGCCCGGCAATTGAGGTTAAGAGATATGGGTGGCATTATTGTAATCGACTTCATCGACATGCAGTCGAGCGATCATCGCCAGAAGGTGAATGAAAAGATAAAGCAGTGCATGGAAAACGACCGTGCCAAGCACAGCATTCTGCCTCTGAGCAAATTCGGACTGATGCAGATAACCCGTCAACGGGTGCGGCCTGAAATGCATATCAGCACTACGGAAAAGTGTCCTACATGCAACGGTACCGGTGAAATTTCACCAAGCATCCTGTTTATTGATAAGATAGAAAACCATATCACCTCGATACTTGAAAAGCAGAAGCATAGTCTTCTTGTTCTTAAGCTTCATCCCTATGTGGCAGCCTACCTGACCAAAGGAATCATTCCGTTGAATCTCCGGTGGCGCTTTCATTTCGGCTGCCGTATAAAGATCATATCCATTTCATCCTACGATTTCCTTGAATACCATTTGTTTGATGGTAAGGGGGAGGAAGTGGCGATGTAAAAGCGTCATTGCGAGG
Coding sequences:
- a CDS encoding 4'-phosphopantetheinyl transferase superfamily protein, producing MAIILNEQFECGCQLGIWKITEDYNALRSSVKLNREELETLEKFTHLPRKIEWLSVRVLLNAMTQRELSIFYNRNRKPFIKEENYLISISHSRDLTSIMLSRQKRVGIDLEYMSHRIGNISDRFINSQEQITTDEEQRKYHLYIHWCAKEALYKICDKQDINFKETLTIEPFIPAEKGELNGWVRNRSRNELFKMNYFSLGNYVVVWTCK
- the gldE gene encoding gliding motility-associated protein GldE, with protein sequence MDEEPYYQAAGMVFQVTVHPFTLNLLFAIFAILVLLILSALVSGAEAAFFSLSPSEIEKFRNSKSSNDQSINRLLGIPDKLLATVLVSNNLLNIGIIIISAYVSSSLFDFSHSEVLGFIVEVIVITLLIVFFGDILPKIYAIRYSGKVAAFMAKPLETTEKLLRPLNYLLVNSTGWLQKISGQHKKNISMDDLSEALDLTQHSLSDDKKILEGIVKFGNLNASAIMTPRIDIVGVSIRTRFKKLIGVIVDSGYSRIPVYSDDFDNIRGILYIKDLLPYLDKPDSFNWQSLLRPAYYIPEAKRINDLLKEFQTSKIHMAVVIDEYGGTLGIITLEDILEEIVGEISDESDLEEPPPYVKLDDKNYLFEGKALLNDFFKIFNLYEEDFESIKGEADTLAGMILELKGELPRKNEAFKIKGFTFTVKSVDQRRIKQIQVTLE
- a CDS encoding neutral zinc metallopeptidase, whose amino-acid sequence is MRWKGREGSGNIEDRRGMSGGRIAAGGTVGTLVIVVIVWLLGGNPSQLLNNLQSGTEQGTADSTVIQAEQELADFSSVVLKDTEDVWHELFAKNGQSYREPTLVLFSGSTQSGCGFSSAATGPFYCPGDEKLYIDLSFLQELQDKLSAKGDFAMAYIIAHEVGHHVQKLLGITDKMNEMRGQVSESEYNKYSVKLELQADFLAGVWAYHAQRTKNILEEGDIDEAINAAAAVGDDRIQMQSQGYVVPDAFTHGTSEQRKYWFMRGFKTGDISKGDTFKEVD
- a CDS encoding DUF6340 family protein produces the protein MKKVTIILISVFAFILFSGSAWVKLTLVRPSDLVLPENLKSIALIDRTLQDETNQNKIEQVITGEAFHQDDQAVARIAEGFIEACSGTKRFETVRTSERYKSNGTKNTFPAPLDWETVTEICNRHKTDILLSIEIFDTDFLLTNNPVKLDTKTENGQVSTRVEFRANGIAVINLGIRLYDAVNHVIIDEFQTTHRLNFDAQAPTLQGALNSLLDKTEAINRASYDAGFIYGQRITPTYYQVTRYFFDKPKKELGTGVRYSEVAQWDKAIDSWMKTVNNGDRKDAGRAAFNIAVAYEVLGDLEKAKEWASRSYTEFEEKDANNYYNALTDRIRDEARVSNQ
- a CDS encoding geranylgeranylglyceryl/heptaprenylglyceryl phosphate synthase; translation: MIYNTVSTPGRKTISLLIDPEKQPVASLDKTLAVAEKSMVDLILVGGSLTSLPVTDFITELKAHSNIPVLLFPGNLMQLSDKADGILLLSLISGRNPELLIGNHVMASRFLKKSGMEIIPTGYILIGADIRTSVAYMSNTIPIPAQKSDIITATAIAGEQLGMKLIYLEAGSGAKEMVSPEVITEVKRNISIPLWVGGGIRSRHDVQKLYAAGADGVVVGTAVEEDYENLIRLAEVRKEFTW
- a CDS encoding cation:proton antiporter encodes the protein MKRNLYFYGILIGIGLVAVWFILGSASAGTGETVTRSSLWGNGINLKHFADKLTQAPGIFIMQLIVIMVAARILGYIFQLVDQPLVIGEIVAGLLLGPSVLGALSPKVFGFLFPENSIFVLEQFSQLGLIFFMFIIGMELDTSAFKKSANKAFLISTASMVVPFILGVFLASLLYKRFCPENVQFTYFALFMGTTMSITAFPVLARIVQERKLTRTPVGIMAITVAAIGDVVAWIILAIVIAVVKAGGISHSFMTIGFSVLYILFMFYVVKPLMYRIGNVYGSREAMVKPIVALVFLLILLSSLVTEAIGIHALFGAFMAGVVMPENINFKRVFTEKIEDISLVILLPLFFVSTGLRTQIGLINNSTMWMICGFITLIAILGKFGGTLLGARYVKLSWRDSISLSVLMNTKGLMELIVLNIGYDLGILGPDIFTMLIIMALITTVLTGPGLNLVELFHPKKEKLVSTGHIYRIMLSFANPKMGSTLLNLAYLFAGKVAKDTVFTALHISPRSDISPDEARIFERESFIPVRQVSEKYDLTLNTIYLNSSEIHGEILRTCRYEKPDFLIMGSARSVFSTDILGGILKRIIHDAPCDVLIFNERNFTEIKSVLIVYFGNGDEFIFKYAALLNHNSDRKFYAYHRGLENKDSANGFNDSGIPMVPVTGSLLQPAFLRSVDLVIVSEHNWKSLEDKHNLPLNQFPSLLIIHKSEQENRIL
- a CDS encoding single-stranded DNA-binding protein; translation: MSVNKVILVGHVGQDPEVRYLDNNTPVCTIRMATSDVYKNKSGERVTTTEWHNVVLWRGLAEVAEKYVKKGSQIYIEGKLRTRSWDDKDKNKRYTTEIVADVMQLLGKRSDEQGQSPQALSHGDQPAPDKMQVDEPDINNDLPF
- a CDS encoding RNA-binding S4 domain-containing protein; the encoded protein is MSSEDKIRIDKWLWAMRIFKTRTLATDACRKGRIIINGNEVKPSHDVKPGETIFIRKLPVVYTVRVIAVSNNRLPAQRVREFLEDLTSPEELEKLKISESSFFRRDKGSGRPTKKDRRLLDNIFDQ
- a CDS encoding DUF4924 family protein produces the protein MLIAQEKRKTNIAEYILYMWQVEDLIRAYRFNIDDIEENLISQYPNSEKIRDDVRDWYANLILMMYQEGIRERGHLSFLKTLMDEITDLHIRLINLEGQDDYQQLYRNAQVYLDEFRKKSADPNAGDIETCLNALYGLLLLRLKKQQVSRETEIAMSTFSKLMALLSQIFLKVERGEREI
- the gldD gene encoding gliding motility lipoprotein GldD, whose protein sequence is MNKFQSFFFRVCLACTLAFFSVCLTSCHKNYTPKPRSYFRIDFPEKKYVQYHSEGCPYSFEVPVYSKVVPFEGRMAEPCWINIEFPGYKGVLHITYKTLSNNLGSFVEDIHTLAYKHSIKADDIIEKPFYYPDRKVNGILYDIRGNTASSLSFFVTDSTRNFLSGALYFNVIPNKDSLAPVIQFFSADVQHLIETITWN